One window of the Alligator mississippiensis isolate rAllMis1 chromosome 5, rAllMis1, whole genome shotgun sequence genome contains the following:
- the LOC132250712 gene encoding fatty-acid amide hydrolase 1-like isoform X4: MEGRVYHQGGHLQAGELPSHQCRGRKGSWSRYRLQNEHGPPCRDTVRKANRTLSWIHRCITSRSKEEILPLYATLVRPQAFQVNKDINCLTDFLQECESQLQEVKKQEKKGLLYGIPVSVKDSIECKGHDSTMGFLKNLNRPAAEDSVVVQVLKRQGAIPFAKSNVPQGLLSYDCSNVIFGPTANPLNHTRSPGGSSGGEGALIGSGGSILGIGTDIGGSLRIPAAFCGICAFKPTGSRLSQKGMVAILRGQKSAIPAIGPMARDVDSLALFMRALLCDDLFRLDSSVPPMPFKEEVYASSRPLRIGYYDTDSLTLATPSMRRAVLETKKLLEDAGHTLVPFKPHFSEDFFFNVCLMGLFADGSSTYVDNFKGELKEPYARQFLLMTKMPDWFKKLISWITGPIIPRLSKMLGNLVTRSVKEVWALHSEIEVTKRLDTGGGVDVVYLDFRKAFDTGYKREFMADWRKLDLDVMLCPMFGPAFKAGYPSKIPVLVSYTVLHNFLDFPAGVVPVTTVTEEDEEALKSYKGYHHDWYDKLLVKATCGAVGLPLAVQCVALPWEEELCLRFMKEVERLTQQKQKHL; the protein is encoded by the exons aTGGAAGGGAGGGTCTATCACCAGGGAGgacacctacaggctggagaactcccttctcatcagtgcagaggcagaaaaggatcttggagtcgttatagactccaaaatgaacatgggccaccatgtagggacacagtcaggaaggctaaccgcaccttgtcatggatccacagatgcatcacgagcaggtccaaggaggagatcctccccctctacgcgacactggtcaggccgcag GCCTTTCAAGTGAACAAGGACATCAACTGTCTGACTGACTTTCTCCAGGAGTGCGAGTCTCAGCTTCAGGAAGTGAAGAAGCAGGAGAAGAAGGGCTTGTTGTACGGGATCCCGGTCAGCGTGAAGGATTCCATTGAGTGCAAG GGACATGATTCCACAATGGGGTTTCTGAAGAACCTCAATCGTCCTGCTGCCGAGGACAGCGTGGTGGTCCAGGTCTTGAAGAGACAGGGCGCCATTCCCTTTGCGAAGAGCAACGTACCTCAGGGCTTGCTGAG CTATGACTGCAGTAACGTCATCTTTGGGCCTACAGCGAACCCTCTGAACCACACCAGATCGCCTGGTGGTTCCAGCGGTGGAGAAGGGGCCCTGATCGGGAGTGGAGGATCCATCCTGGGCATTGGGACTGATATAGGAGGGAGTCTTCGAATCCCAGCTGCTTTCTGTGGGATCTGTGCATTTAAACCCACTGGGTCCAGACTCAG CCAGAAAGGAATGGTTGCCATTCTTCGGGGGCAAAAATCAG CAATACCAGCAATCGGGCCCATGGCACGGGATGTGGACAGCCTGGCTCTGTTCATGAGGGCACTCCTGTGTGATGACTTATTCCGCCTAGATTCTTCTGTGCCTCCAATGCCCTTCAAGGAGGAG GTGTATGCCAGTTCAAGGCCTCTCCGCATAGGGTATTACGATACAGATAGTTTAACATTGGCCACTCCTTCCATGAGACGTGCAGTTCTGGAGACCAAGAAGCTTCTAGAGGACGCCGGCCATACG CTGGTgcctttcaaaccccacttctcAGAGGACTTTTTCTTTAATGTTTGCCTAATGGGATTGTTTGCAGATGGAAGTTCCACATATGTGGACAACTT CAAAGGGGAGTTGAAGGAACCTTATGCCAGACAGTTTCTCCTGATGACCAAGATGCCTGATTGGTTTAAAAAACTCATATCCTGGATCACCGGACCAATA aTACCTCGGTTATCAAAAATGTTGGGAAACCTGGTGACCAG GTCTGTGAAGGAAGTCTGGGCACTTCATAGTGAGATTGAG gttacgaaacgcctggacacaggaggaggggtggatgtcgtatacttagacttcaggaaggccttcgatacg GGGTATAAGAGAGAATTCATGGCTGACTGGAGGAAGCTGGATCTGGATGTGATGCTGTGTCCCATGTTTGGCCCTGCTTTTAAGGCTGGATATCCTTCAAAAATCCCAG TGCTTGTGAGCTATACTGTTCTGCATAACTTCTTGGACTTCCCTGCCGGGGTCGTGCCCGTCACTACAGTGACTGAAGAGGATGAGGAAGCACTGAAGAGCTACAAGGGATACCATCACGACTGGTATGACAAGCTGCTTGTGAAG GCTACTTGTGGAGCTGTGGGGCTGCCCTTGGCAGTTCAGTGTGTGGCTTTGCCATGGGAAGAGGAGCTCTGCCTTCGGTTCATGAAGGAGGTGGAGAGACTGACCCAACAAAAGCAAAAGCATCTGTGA
- the LOC132250712 gene encoding fatty-acid amide hydrolase 1-like isoform X2 has protein sequence MPFPGETWLNPYLGTAVLCCLVVTIWLLRWKRRAALWKQVEEARRKREQRLERMQKAALTFREQNPGVEADRILSLPLVELSEELRTGSLPPEHVLYTYLDKAFQVNKDINCLTDFLQECESQLQEVKKQEKKGLLYGIPVSVKDSIECKGHDSTMGFLKNLNRPAAEDSVVVQVLKRQGAIPFAKSNVPQGLLSYDCSNVIFGPTANPLNHTRSPGGSSGGEGALIGSGGSILGIGTDIGGSLRIPAAFCGICAFKPTGSRLSQKGMVAILRGQKSAIPAIGPMARDVDSLALFMRALLCDDLFRLDSSVPPMPFKEEVYASSRPLRIGYYDTDSLTLATPSMRRAVLETKKLLEDAGHTLVPFKPHFSEDFFFNVCLMGLFADGSSTYVDNFKGELKEPYARQFLLMTKMPDWFKKLISWITGPIIPRLSKMLGNLVTRSVKEVWALHSEIEVTKRLDTGGGVDVVYLDFRKAFDTGYKREFMADWRKLDLDVMLCPMFGPAFKAGYPSKIPVLVSYTVLHNFLDFPAGVVPVTTVTEEDEEALKSYKGYHHDWYDKLLVKATCGAVGLPLAVQCVALPWEEELCLRFMKEVERLTQQKQKHL, from the exons ATGCCTTTCCCCGGAGAGACGTGGCTCAATCCCTACCTGGGCACTGCGGTGCTGTGCTGCTTGGTGGTCACCATCTGGCTGCTGCGCTGGAAGAGGAGAGCAGCGCTCTGGAAGCAGGTGGAAGAagccaggaggaagagagagcagaggctggagcggATGCAGAAGGCTGCCTTGACATTTAGGGAGCAG aatCCTGGGGTAGAAGCTGATCgcatcctctctctccctctcgtGGAGCTCTCTGAGGAACTCAGGACCGGGTCTCTTCCTCCAGAACATGTCCTTTACACCTACCTGGACAAG GCCTTTCAAGTGAACAAGGACATCAACTGTCTGACTGACTTTCTCCAGGAGTGCGAGTCTCAGCTTCAGGAAGTGAAGAAGCAGGAGAAGAAGGGCTTGTTGTACGGGATCCCGGTCAGCGTGAAGGATTCCATTGAGTGCAAG GGACATGATTCCACAATGGGGTTTCTGAAGAACCTCAATCGTCCTGCTGCCGAGGACAGCGTGGTGGTCCAGGTCTTGAAGAGACAGGGCGCCATTCCCTTTGCGAAGAGCAACGTACCTCAGGGCTTGCTGAG CTATGACTGCAGTAACGTCATCTTTGGGCCTACAGCGAACCCTCTGAACCACACCAGATCGCCTGGTGGTTCCAGCGGTGGAGAAGGGGCCCTGATCGGGAGTGGAGGATCCATCCTGGGCATTGGGACTGATATAGGAGGGAGTCTTCGAATCCCAGCTGCTTTCTGTGGGATCTGTGCATTTAAACCCACTGGGTCCAGACTCAG CCAGAAAGGAATGGTTGCCATTCTTCGGGGGCAAAAATCAG CAATACCAGCAATCGGGCCCATGGCACGGGATGTGGACAGCCTGGCTCTGTTCATGAGGGCACTCCTGTGTGATGACTTATTCCGCCTAGATTCTTCTGTGCCTCCAATGCCCTTCAAGGAGGAG GTGTATGCCAGTTCAAGGCCTCTCCGCATAGGGTATTACGATACAGATAGTTTAACATTGGCCACTCCTTCCATGAGACGTGCAGTTCTGGAGACCAAGAAGCTTCTAGAGGACGCCGGCCATACG CTGGTgcctttcaaaccccacttctcAGAGGACTTTTTCTTTAATGTTTGCCTAATGGGATTGTTTGCAGATGGAAGTTCCACATATGTGGACAACTT CAAAGGGGAGTTGAAGGAACCTTATGCCAGACAGTTTCTCCTGATGACCAAGATGCCTGATTGGTTTAAAAAACTCATATCCTGGATCACCGGACCAATA aTACCTCGGTTATCAAAAATGTTGGGAAACCTGGTGACCAG GTCTGTGAAGGAAGTCTGGGCACTTCATAGTGAGATTGAG gttacgaaacgcctggacacaggaggaggggtggatgtcgtatacttagacttcaggaaggccttcgatacg GGGTATAAGAGAGAATTCATGGCTGACTGGAGGAAGCTGGATCTGGATGTGATGCTGTGTCCCATGTTTGGCCCTGCTTTTAAGGCTGGATATCCTTCAAAAATCCCAG TGCTTGTGAGCTATACTGTTCTGCATAACTTCTTGGACTTCCCTGCCGGGGTCGTGCCCGTCACTACAGTGACTGAAGAGGATGAGGAAGCACTGAAGAGCTACAAGGGATACCATCACGACTGGTATGACAAGCTGCTTGTGAAG GCTACTTGTGGAGCTGTGGGGCTGCCCTTGGCAGTTCAGTGTGTGGCTTTGCCATGGGAAGAGGAGCTCTGCCTTCGGTTCATGAAGGAGGTGGAGAGACTGACCCAACAAAAGCAAAAGCATCTGTGA
- the LOC132250712 gene encoding fatty-acid amide hydrolase 1-like isoform X3: MQTQSMQTGIIDKESIQQRGSTVLAGVPPISPSTLPKCHSSSPPSDLLLCFLPHLPLCCLSSPQLSAPRLPVSLLAQVPQVGHPWPLGWSSQTSFNRDVVSWPPGWSRPTSGVNPGVEADRILSLPLVELSEELRTGSLPPEHVLYTYLDKAFQVNKDINCLTDFLQECESQLQEVKKQEKKGLLYGIPVSVKDSIECKGHDSTMGFLKNLNRPAAEDSVVVQVLKRQGAIPFAKSNVPQGLLSYDCSNVIFGPTANPLNHTRSPGGSSGGEGALIGSGGSILGIGTDIGGSLRIPAAFCGICAFKPTGSRLSQKGMVAILRGQKSAIPAIGPMARDVDSLALFMRALLCDDLFRLDSSVPPMPFKEEVYASSRPLRIGYYDTDSLTLATPSMRRAVLETKKLLEDAGHTLVPFKPHFSEDFFFNVCLMGLFADGSSTYVDNFKGELKEPYARQFLLMTKMPDWFKKLISWITGPIIPRLSKMLGNLVTRSVKEVWALHSEIEGYKREFMADWRKLDLDVMLCPMFGPAFKAGYPSKIPVLVSYTVLHNFLDFPAGVVPVTTVTEEDEEALKSYKGYHHDWYDKLLVKATCGAVGLPLAVQCVALPWEEELCLRFMKEVERLTQQKQKHL; this comes from the exons ATGCAGACACAATCAATGCAAACTGGCATAATAGATAAGGAAAGCATACAGCAGAGGGGATCAACTGTTCTGGCAGGCGTGCCACCGATTAGCCCTTCAACCCTCCCTAAATGCCATTCATCCTCTCCCccatctgatctgctgctctgctttctgccccatctacccctgtgctgcctgtcctctccccaatTGTCTGCACCAAGGCTACCTGTGTCCCTTCTGGCTCAAGTGCCACAAGTTGGGCACCCCTGGCCTCTAGGATGGTCCAGCCAAACCTCATTTAATAGGGATGTTGTATCCTGGCCTCCAGGATGGTCCAGGCCAACCTCAGGGGTG aatCCTGGGGTAGAAGCTGATCgcatcctctctctccctctcgtGGAGCTCTCTGAGGAACTCAGGACCGGGTCTCTTCCTCCAGAACATGTCCTTTACACCTACCTGGACAAG GCCTTTCAAGTGAACAAGGACATCAACTGTCTGACTGACTTTCTCCAGGAGTGCGAGTCTCAGCTTCAGGAAGTGAAGAAGCAGGAGAAGAAGGGCTTGTTGTACGGGATCCCGGTCAGCGTGAAGGATTCCATTGAGTGCAAG GGACATGATTCCACAATGGGGTTTCTGAAGAACCTCAATCGTCCTGCTGCCGAGGACAGCGTGGTGGTCCAGGTCTTGAAGAGACAGGGCGCCATTCCCTTTGCGAAGAGCAACGTACCTCAGGGCTTGCTGAG CTATGACTGCAGTAACGTCATCTTTGGGCCTACAGCGAACCCTCTGAACCACACCAGATCGCCTGGTGGTTCCAGCGGTGGAGAAGGGGCCCTGATCGGGAGTGGAGGATCCATCCTGGGCATTGGGACTGATATAGGAGGGAGTCTTCGAATCCCAGCTGCTTTCTGTGGGATCTGTGCATTTAAACCCACTGGGTCCAGACTCAG CCAGAAAGGAATGGTTGCCATTCTTCGGGGGCAAAAATCAG CAATACCAGCAATCGGGCCCATGGCACGGGATGTGGACAGCCTGGCTCTGTTCATGAGGGCACTCCTGTGTGATGACTTATTCCGCCTAGATTCTTCTGTGCCTCCAATGCCCTTCAAGGAGGAG GTGTATGCCAGTTCAAGGCCTCTCCGCATAGGGTATTACGATACAGATAGTTTAACATTGGCCACTCCTTCCATGAGACGTGCAGTTCTGGAGACCAAGAAGCTTCTAGAGGACGCCGGCCATACG CTGGTgcctttcaaaccccacttctcAGAGGACTTTTTCTTTAATGTTTGCCTAATGGGATTGTTTGCAGATGGAAGTTCCACATATGTGGACAACTT CAAAGGGGAGTTGAAGGAACCTTATGCCAGACAGTTTCTCCTGATGACCAAGATGCCTGATTGGTTTAAAAAACTCATATCCTGGATCACCGGACCAATA aTACCTCGGTTATCAAAAATGTTGGGAAACCTGGTGACCAG GTCTGTGAAGGAAGTCTGGGCACTTCATAGTGAGATTGAG GGGTATAAGAGAGAATTCATGGCTGACTGGAGGAAGCTGGATCTGGATGTGATGCTGTGTCCCATGTTTGGCCCTGCTTTTAAGGCTGGATATCCTTCAAAAATCCCAG TGCTTGTGAGCTATACTGTTCTGCATAACTTCTTGGACTTCCCTGCCGGGGTCGTGCCCGTCACTACAGTGACTGAAGAGGATGAGGAAGCACTGAAGAGCTACAAGGGATACCATCACGACTGGTATGACAAGCTGCTTGTGAAG GCTACTTGTGGAGCTGTGGGGCTGCCCTTGGCAGTTCAGTGTGTGGCTTTGCCATGGGAAGAGGAGCTCTGCCTTCGGTTCATGAAGGAGGTGGAGAGACTGACCCAACAAAAGCAAAAGCATCTGTGA
- the LOC132250712 gene encoding fatty-acid amide hydrolase 1-like isoform X1, with protein sequence MQTQSMQTGIIDKESIQQRGSTVLAGVPPISPSTLPKCHSSSPPSDLLLCFLPHLPLCCLSSPQLSAPRLPVSLLAQVPQVGHPWPLGWSSQTSFNRDVVSWPPGWSRPTSGVNPGVEADRILSLPLVELSEELRTGSLPPEHVLYTYLDKAFQVNKDINCLTDFLQECESQLQEVKKQEKKGLLYGIPVSVKDSIECKGHDSTMGFLKNLNRPAAEDSVVVQVLKRQGAIPFAKSNVPQGLLSYDCSNVIFGPTANPLNHTRSPGGSSGGEGALIGSGGSILGIGTDIGGSLRIPAAFCGICAFKPTGSRLSQKGMVAILRGQKSAIPAIGPMARDVDSLALFMRALLCDDLFRLDSSVPPMPFKEEVYASSRPLRIGYYDTDSLTLATPSMRRAVLETKKLLEDAGHTLVPFKPHFSEDFFFNVCLMGLFADGSSTYVDNFKGELKEPYARQFLLMTKMPDWFKKLISWITGPIIPRLSKMLGNLVTRSVKEVWALHSEIEVTKRLDTGGGVDVVYLDFRKAFDTGYKREFMADWRKLDLDVMLCPMFGPAFKAGYPSKIPVLVSYTVLHNFLDFPAGVVPVTTVTEEDEEALKSYKGYHHDWYDKLLVKATCGAVGLPLAVQCVALPWEEELCLRFMKEVERLTQQKQKHL encoded by the exons ATGCAGACACAATCAATGCAAACTGGCATAATAGATAAGGAAAGCATACAGCAGAGGGGATCAACTGTTCTGGCAGGCGTGCCACCGATTAGCCCTTCAACCCTCCCTAAATGCCATTCATCCTCTCCCccatctgatctgctgctctgctttctgccccatctacccctgtgctgcctgtcctctccccaatTGTCTGCACCAAGGCTACCTGTGTCCCTTCTGGCTCAAGTGCCACAAGTTGGGCACCCCTGGCCTCTAGGATGGTCCAGCCAAACCTCATTTAATAGGGATGTTGTATCCTGGCCTCCAGGATGGTCCAGGCCAACCTCAGGGGTG aatCCTGGGGTAGAAGCTGATCgcatcctctctctccctctcgtGGAGCTCTCTGAGGAACTCAGGACCGGGTCTCTTCCTCCAGAACATGTCCTTTACACCTACCTGGACAAG GCCTTTCAAGTGAACAAGGACATCAACTGTCTGACTGACTTTCTCCAGGAGTGCGAGTCTCAGCTTCAGGAAGTGAAGAAGCAGGAGAAGAAGGGCTTGTTGTACGGGATCCCGGTCAGCGTGAAGGATTCCATTGAGTGCAAG GGACATGATTCCACAATGGGGTTTCTGAAGAACCTCAATCGTCCTGCTGCCGAGGACAGCGTGGTGGTCCAGGTCTTGAAGAGACAGGGCGCCATTCCCTTTGCGAAGAGCAACGTACCTCAGGGCTTGCTGAG CTATGACTGCAGTAACGTCATCTTTGGGCCTACAGCGAACCCTCTGAACCACACCAGATCGCCTGGTGGTTCCAGCGGTGGAGAAGGGGCCCTGATCGGGAGTGGAGGATCCATCCTGGGCATTGGGACTGATATAGGAGGGAGTCTTCGAATCCCAGCTGCTTTCTGTGGGATCTGTGCATTTAAACCCACTGGGTCCAGACTCAG CCAGAAAGGAATGGTTGCCATTCTTCGGGGGCAAAAATCAG CAATACCAGCAATCGGGCCCATGGCACGGGATGTGGACAGCCTGGCTCTGTTCATGAGGGCACTCCTGTGTGATGACTTATTCCGCCTAGATTCTTCTGTGCCTCCAATGCCCTTCAAGGAGGAG GTGTATGCCAGTTCAAGGCCTCTCCGCATAGGGTATTACGATACAGATAGTTTAACATTGGCCACTCCTTCCATGAGACGTGCAGTTCTGGAGACCAAGAAGCTTCTAGAGGACGCCGGCCATACG CTGGTgcctttcaaaccccacttctcAGAGGACTTTTTCTTTAATGTTTGCCTAATGGGATTGTTTGCAGATGGAAGTTCCACATATGTGGACAACTT CAAAGGGGAGTTGAAGGAACCTTATGCCAGACAGTTTCTCCTGATGACCAAGATGCCTGATTGGTTTAAAAAACTCATATCCTGGATCACCGGACCAATA aTACCTCGGTTATCAAAAATGTTGGGAAACCTGGTGACCAG GTCTGTGAAGGAAGTCTGGGCACTTCATAGTGAGATTGAG gttacgaaacgcctggacacaggaggaggggtggatgtcgtatacttagacttcaggaaggccttcgatacg GGGTATAAGAGAGAATTCATGGCTGACTGGAGGAAGCTGGATCTGGATGTGATGCTGTGTCCCATGTTTGGCCCTGCTTTTAAGGCTGGATATCCTTCAAAAATCCCAG TGCTTGTGAGCTATACTGTTCTGCATAACTTCTTGGACTTCCCTGCCGGGGTCGTGCCCGTCACTACAGTGACTGAAGAGGATGAGGAAGCACTGAAGAGCTACAAGGGATACCATCACGACTGGTATGACAAGCTGCTTGTGAAG GCTACTTGTGGAGCTGTGGGGCTGCCCTTGGCAGTTCAGTGTGTGGCTTTGCCATGGGAAGAGGAGCTCTGCCTTCGGTTCATGAAGGAGGTGGAGAGACTGACCCAACAAAAGCAAAAGCATCTGTGA